From the genome of Alphaproteobacteria bacterium, one region includes:
- a CDS encoding SMP-30/gluconolactonase/LRE family protein, with protein sequence MAQDVKFECVAGPFESPANGVVWDGESLLFALREEQRLMRLDPASGDVSEARKYTSRTGGLAIGPGGELYGGQEASRRLIEFLPNGSSTAIDALLDGDHHNHPGDLSVDSQGRIWFTDPFSPVLAQGPQFFPPLDHASVLRVARDHRRAWVMQRMTYDTKAPRAVLVSHDEKTLYVAEGEARADHVRELRAYPIGEDGTLGNYHVLHTFGADHRGPQRGIEGMCLDADGNIVACGGWSRNGPGALVYVFSPDGAVLESWRVPVDMPNRCAFGGPELDTLYVTTAAGELFAAETSRRGFVRTA encoded by the coding sequence ATGGCACAAGACGTGAAATTCGAATGCGTGGCGGGTCCGTTCGAGAGTCCGGCGAATGGTGTTGTCTGGGACGGTGAAAGCCTGTTGTTCGCATTGCGAGAAGAGCAACGCCTGATGCGTCTCGACCCGGCAAGCGGCGACGTTTCGGAAGCGCGCAAATACACCAGCCGAACCGGCGGTCTCGCGATCGGTCCGGGCGGTGAGCTTTATGGCGGCCAGGAAGCCAGCCGCCGTTTGATCGAGTTTTTGCCCAATGGCAGCTCGACGGCAATCGACGCATTGCTCGACGGCGACCATCATAACCATCCCGGTGATCTGTCGGTCGACAGCCAGGGGCGTATCTGGTTCACCGACCCGTTCAGTCCGGTGCTTGCACAGGGGCCGCAATTCTTTCCGCCCCTCGATCATGCCTCCGTACTGCGTGTGGCGCGCGATCACCGCCGGGCCTGGGTCATGCAGCGCATGACCTACGACACCAAGGCGCCCCGTGCGGTGTTGGTGTCGCACGACGAGAAAACGCTCTACGTCGCCGAGGGCGAAGCGCGGGCCGACCATGTGCGCGAGCTGCGTGCCTATCCGATCGGCGAGGACGGTACCCTCGGCAACTACCATGTGCTGCACACATTCGGTGCTGACCATCGTGGTCCCCAGCGTGGCATCGAAGGCATGTGCCTGGATGCCGATGGCAATATCGTCGCCTGCGGCGGGTGGAGTCGCAACGGGCCTGGCGCGCTGGTCTATGTGTTCTCGCCGGACGGCGCGGTGCTGGAAAGCTGGCGCGTGCCGGTCGACATGCCCAATCGCTGCGCCTTTGGCGGCCCCGAACTCGATACCTTGTACGTCACAACGGCTGCCGGCGAGCTGTTTGCCGCCGAAACATCGCGCCGGGGTTTCGTGCGCACCGCGTAA
- a CDS encoding SMP-30/gluconolactonase/LRE family protein, protein MDIDRVSPEFDAVIGDREPSLDTIAHGLYFGEGPVWDRREGRFLWTEIIGDAIWEYRPGVGSRKLMAPSAHANGMTFDLEGRLLVAGWSSRSVWRMEHDGTTTVLASQHDGKPLNGPNDIVVRSDGSIYWTDPPGALSIPGMEGHDQQRYLDIQGVYCMTPDGEVHLAIADCTYPNGLAFSTDEKLLYVNDTQLGHIRAFDVNADGSVGPGRLFNKQTGSEEGVADGMKVDVNDNVYCTGPGGIHVTNSSGDLIGRLMVPGHCTNIAWGGDDWTSFYITTFHTVVRTRLGVPGVAVW, encoded by the coding sequence ATGGACATTGATCGGGTATCGCCGGAGTTCGATGCGGTCATCGGCGACCGCGAACCGTCGCTTGATACCATCGCGCACGGCCTGTATTTCGGCGAGGGTCCGGTCTGGGACCGACGTGAGGGCCGGTTCCTGTGGACCGAGATCATCGGCGACGCAATCTGGGAGTATCGGCCCGGCGTCGGCAGTCGCAAGCTGATGGCCCCGAGTGCGCACGCCAACGGCATGACATTCGATCTGGAGGGGCGGCTGCTTGTTGCTGGCTGGTCGTCGCGCTCCGTCTGGCGCATGGAGCATGACGGCACAACGACAGTTCTGGCCTCACAGCATGATGGCAAGCCGCTCAACGGCCCGAATGACATCGTGGTCCGTTCCGACGGGTCGATCTACTGGACCGACCCGCCCGGCGCCCTGTCCATTCCGGGTATGGAGGGGCACGATCAGCAGCGCTACCTCGATATTCAGGGTGTCTATTGCATGACGCCGGATGGCGAGGTGCATCTCGCCATCGCCGACTGCACTTATCCCAACGGGCTGGCCTTCTCGACCGACGAGAAGCTGCTCTATGTCAACGACACCCAACTCGGCCACATCCGTGCTTTCGACGTCAACGCTGACGGCAGCGTCGGGCCGGGGCGTCTGTTCAACAAACAGACCGGCAGTGAAGAGGGTGTCGCAGATGGCATGAAGGTGGACGTAAACGACAACGTTTACTGCACCGGGCCCGGCGGCATTCACGTCACCAACTCCAGCGGCGACTTGATCGGCCGTCTGATGGTGCCTGGGCACTGCACGAATATTGCGTGGGGCGGTGACGACTGGACGTCGTTCTACATCACCACATTTCACACGGTCGTACGCACGCGCCTGGGTGTTCCCGGCGTCGCTGTCTGGTGA
- a CDS encoding alpha/beta fold hydrolase codes for MSKLTERRRDNQQWMLDLAIKTTGRVQNFAYDARVMPPEVKSYAQIHRILDKHGRHVISIAEEAEKAGHTQTAAELYWTASEHYREAQHCIFEDDNPEKIYLHNMLLKCFDKVMEHASHPIERVEIPFEGNFIQGVLHMVPGGEKAPTVVFCPGMDMTKEAFIDALNHPFVNRGMNCLHLDGPGQGTSNIRKIRVTLDNYERAGSAAIDYLCTRPEVDADKIVVSGFSMGSYWGMRLAALDKRVKGVATAAACYGPKVPIFEQASPRFKQVFMYMAGIHDEDEFDEFASQMVLDDVAGDVTCPALQVTGEYDPLAPLETVLPIYEKVAGPKELWVIENDFHSPRNRPNFGGIDAFGFLADWLNDALAGKFGPGHKREILIPEHGDGGPYVGQVQGGFQLPERVGAAPGLSPAQLGPGGIVGG; via the coding sequence ATGTCCAAGCTCACCGAACGCCGCCGCGACAACCAACAATGGATGCTCGACCTGGCCATCAAGACCACGGGACGGGTCCAGAACTTCGCCTATGACGCCCGGGTCATGCCGCCGGAGGTAAAGTCCTACGCGCAGATTCATCGCATTCTCGACAAGCATGGTCGCCATGTGATCTCGATCGCCGAGGAGGCCGAGAAGGCCGGTCACACCCAAACCGCCGCCGAACTCTACTGGACCGCGAGCGAACATTATCGCGAGGCCCAGCACTGCATCTTCGAGGATGACAATCCCGAGAAAATCTACCTGCACAACATGCTGCTCAAATGTTTCGACAAGGTGATGGAGCATGCATCCCACCCGATCGAGCGGGTCGAAATTCCCTTCGAAGGCAACTTCATCCAGGGCGTCCTTCACATGGTGCCAGGTGGTGAGAAGGCCCCGACAGTCGTGTTCTGCCCCGGCATGGACATGACCAAGGAAGCCTTCATCGACGCCCTGAACCACCCGTTCGTGAATCGGGGCATGAACTGCCTGCATCTCGACGGCCCCGGTCAAGGCACCAGCAACATCCGCAAGATCCGCGTCACGCTGGACAATTACGAGCGGGCCGGCTCCGCCGCGATCGACTATCTGTGCACGCGCCCGGAAGTCGATGCCGACAAGATCGTCGTCTCCGGCTTTTCCATGGGTTCTTATTGGGGCATGCGCCTCGCCGCACTCGACAAGCGGGTCAAGGGCGTCGCGACCGCTGCCGCATGCTACGGCCCCAAGGTACCGATCTTCGAACAGGCGTCGCCGCGTTTCAAGCAGGTCTTCATGTATATGGCCGGCATCCATGATGAGGACGAGTTCGATGAATTCGCGTCACAAATGGTGCTCGACGACGTGGCGGGCGACGTCACCTGTCCGGCGCTGCAGGTGACGGGTGAATACGACCCGCTGGCACCGTTGGAAACCGTGCTCCCGATCTACGAAAAGGTCGCGGGGCCCAAGGAACTGTGGGTCATCGAAAACGACTTCCACAGCCCGCGAAACCGGCCGAATTTCGGCGGAATCGATGCTTTCGGGTTTCTCGCCGACTGGCTCAATGACGCTCTGGCGGGCAAATTCGGCCCCGGCCACAAGCGCGAGATACTGATACCCGAACATGGCGACGGCGGACCCTATGTTGGCCAGGTCCAGGGCGGCTTCCAACTGCCGGAGCGGGTCGGCGCGGCACCGGGGCTCAGTCCCGCGCAGCTCGGGCCGGGCGGCATCGTCGGCGGATAG
- a CDS encoding LysR substrate-binding domain-containing protein, whose amino-acid sequence MRFEQLLFLREIVDQGLSVTRAANVLNTSQPGVSKQIRLLEGELGFEILRRRKGRIDGVTEPGEIVVALARKILRDVQAIRRLGDDFSYTDAGELVIATTHLHARYVLPAIIEKFRKIYPKVRLSLLQIDPEHTGELVGSGRADIGITSELPNTQHELVELPIYEYGRSLVMPPDHPLLDVQPLKLQQISQYPIISYNASYPGGMAVKRAFEREGLAPEIVISATDAEVIKAYVRIGLGVAVVPAVAFDAELDKPLEAVDATDLFGILKAQIILHPETFLREYMYDFMQMVAPNWPRAEIVSMMAGADTPDQE is encoded by the coding sequence GTGCGCTTCGAGCAACTCCTTTTTCTCCGTGAGATCGTTGACCAGGGATTAAGCGTCACCCGTGCGGCGAACGTCCTGAACACGTCGCAACCCGGCGTCAGCAAGCAGATTCGTCTGCTCGAGGGGGAGCTCGGGTTCGAGATCCTGCGCCGCCGAAAAGGTCGGATCGACGGTGTGACCGAACCGGGCGAAATTGTCGTGGCACTGGCCCGCAAGATCCTGCGTGACGTGCAGGCCATCCGGCGGCTGGGCGACGACTTCTCCTATACCGACGCCGGCGAACTGGTCATCGCGACCACACATCTGCACGCGCGCTATGTCCTGCCGGCGATCATCGAGAAATTCCGCAAAATCTATCCCAAGGTGAGATTGAGCCTGCTGCAGATAGACCCGGAACATACCGGTGAGCTGGTCGGATCGGGACGTGCGGATATCGGCATCACGAGCGAACTGCCGAACACGCAGCACGAGCTTGTCGAGCTGCCGATCTACGAGTATGGGCGTTCGCTTGTTATGCCACCGGATCATCCGCTACTCGACGTGCAGCCGCTGAAGTTGCAGCAGATCAGCCAGTACCCGATCATCTCCTACAATGCTTCCTACCCGGGCGGAATGGCTGTCAAACGCGCCTTCGAACGCGAGGGCCTCGCGCCCGAGATCGTCATCAGCGCGACCGACGCCGAAGTGATCAAGGCCTATGTTCGCATTGGCCTGGGCGTTGCGGTGGTCCCGGCCGTCGCCTTTGACGCCGAGCTCGACAAACCGCTCGAGGCCGTCGATGCGACCGACCTTTTCGGCATTCTGAAAGCGCAGATCATCCTCCATCCCGAAACGTTTCTGCGCGAGTACATGTATGATTTCATGCAAATGGTCGCGCCGAACTGGCCGCGGGCGGAGATCGTGAGCATGATGGCCGGCGCCGATACGCCGGACCAAGAATGA
- a CDS encoding alpha/beta fold hydrolase, which produces MAKLTERRRDNQQWMLDLVVKTHGRVQNFAYDERIVSPEVKSYAQIHRIADKHGRHVLSIAEAAEKAGHFDTAAELYWRASEHYREAQHSIFEDDNPEKIYLHGMLLKCFDKVIEYANHPIEQVEIPFEGNYIQGLLHMLPGKPKAPTIVYCPGMDMTKEAIINPFTHPAIPRGFNCLHLDGPGQGTSNIRKIRVTLDNYERAGSAAIDFLCERPEVDTDQIVVTGFSMGSHWGMRLAALDSRVKAVATAAANYGPKVEIFEKASPRFKQFFMYMAGIHDEDEFDEFASQMNLKDISKDVTCPVLMVTGEYDPLAPLETVLAFYDTVPAPKELWVVENDYHIPRNRPNFGKMDFFPYLIDWLKDALAGKYPDDHQRETLVPDHSGCGPYGEQIKGGFLLPERVGAAPGLSDGQLGPAGIVDES; this is translated from the coding sequence ATGGCCAAACTCACAGAACGCCGCCGCGACAATCAGCAATGGATGCTGGATCTGGTCGTCAAGACCCATGGTCGGGTCCAGAATTTCGCCTACGACGAACGCATCGTGTCGCCCGAGGTCAAGTCCTACGCCCAGATTCACCGGATCGCCGATAAACATGGCCGGCACGTCCTGTCCATTGCCGAGGCCGCAGAAAAGGCCGGCCATTTCGATACGGCGGCGGAGTTGTACTGGCGGGCCAGCGAGCACTACCGGGAGGCGCAACACAGCATCTTCGAGGATGACAACCCGGAGAAGATCTACCTCCACGGCATGCTCCTGAAGTGTTTCGACAAGGTGATCGAGTACGCCAATCACCCGATCGAACAGGTCGAAATTCCGTTCGAAGGAAATTACATCCAGGGTCTCCTGCATATGCTGCCGGGCAAGCCCAAGGCGCCCACGATCGTCTATTGCCCCGGCATGGACATGACCAAGGAAGCGATCATCAATCCCTTCACGCATCCGGCCATTCCGCGCGGTTTCAACTGCCTGCATCTCGACGGACCGGGCCAGGGCACCAGCAACATCCGCAAGATCCGTGTTACGCTCGACAACTACGAACGTGCCGGTTCCGCCGCCATCGATTTTTTGTGCGAACGGCCCGAGGTCGATACCGACCAGATCGTGGTGACAGGGTTTTCGATGGGATCCCATTGGGGCATGCGCCTGGCGGCGCTCGACAGCCGCGTCAAGGCTGTCGCAACCGCGGCGGCCAACTATGGGCCCAAGGTGGAAATTTTCGAGAAGGCTTCGCCGCGCTTCAAGCAGTTTTTCATGTATATGGCCGGTATCCATGACGAGGACGAGTTCGACGAATTCGCGTCGCAAATGAACCTCAAGGACATCTCGAAAGATGTTACCTGTCCGGTTCTTATGGTGACCGGGGAATACGATCCACTGGCACCGCTCGAGACCGTTCTCGCGTTCTACGACACGGTGCCGGCGCCGAAAGAACTCTGGGTCGTCGAGAACGATTATCATATTCCGCGCAATCGGCCGAATTTCGGCAAAATGGATTTCTTCCCATACCTCATCGACTGGCTAAAAGACGCGCTAGCGGGTAAGTATCCGGACGATCACCAACGCGAAACGCTGGTGCCGGATCATTCCGGCTGCGGCCCCTACGGCGAACAGATCAAGGGCGGATTCCTGTTACCGGAGCGCGTCGGTGCGGCACCGGGTCTGAGCGACGGCCAGCTCGGGCCGGCCGGCATCGTCGACGAAAGTTAG
- a CDS encoding glutathione S-transferase family protein codes for MSEIEIISSEICPYALRTRMALREKGVDFDLNVIDLNDKPDWFLKISPYGKVPVLRHGETVIFESSVINEYIEDIFPDHPLLPKDPADKARARIWIDFANVRFVPQLYKLLLAQEPEKQAVHAEKLTEALLMMERDGLSQSPGPYWLGDEVSLVDFTFLPHSLRLSVIEHYRDFRVPDECVKVREWLDLMGQRPSVTEIAPTKERVIQGWSKYAYDTGTGTTAADMREV; via the coding sequence ATGTCAGAAATCGAGATCATCAGTTCCGAAATTTGTCCCTATGCGCTGCGGACCCGCATGGCCTTGCGCGAAAAGGGAGTCGATTTCGATCTGAACGTCATTGATCTGAACGACAAGCCCGACTGGTTCCTGAAAATATCTCCCTATGGCAAAGTGCCCGTGCTGCGCCACGGCGAGACCGTCATATTCGAGTCCTCGGTGATCAACGAGTATATCGAGGATATTTTCCCCGACCATCCGTTGCTGCCCAAGGACCCGGCGGACAAGGCCAGAGCGCGCATCTGGATCGATTTCGCGAATGTCCGATTCGTTCCCCAGCTCTACAAGCTGTTGCTCGCGCAGGAACCCGAGAAACAGGCGGTGCATGCGGAGAAGCTGACGGAAGCGCTGCTGATGATGGAACGCGACGGGCTGAGTCAATCACCCGGCCCCTACTGGCTGGGAGACGAAGTGAGCCTGGTCGATTTCACATTCCTTCCGCATTCACTGAGGCTTTCCGTCATCGAGCATTACCGGGATTTCCGCGTTCCCGACGAATGCGTGAAAGTCAGGGAATGGCTCGACCTCATGGGACAGCGACCGTCGGTAACGGAGATCGCACCGACGAAGGAAAGGGTCATCCAGGGTTGGTCGAAATACGCGTACGACACAGGCACCGGGACGACCGCCGCTGATATGCGCGAAGTCTGA
- a CDS encoding carboxymuconolactone decarboxylase family protein, producing the protein MPKRLEMLSDDDATGVGKEVLDACALLLGRTANLQRILAQHNPYFARWILGLVATVRQPALGATSDPRLRSLAIIKTSMANACEYCTEHTSVFGQGLGIIPDECALLDSDAYKESSLFTDKEKAVIAWAEAVTLNTSRRDKALWDELKRLCSDVEIVEVTVASAMFNMINRLNDSFWTELEPLEINKKQWDAVKDTSLSIDDVEAFAGRFSPSGQADRDSIQPAAAQTDGTRQHANMRSDV; encoded by the coding sequence ATGCCAAAGCGCCTGGAAATGCTTTCGGATGACGACGCCACCGGCGTTGGCAAGGAAGTGCTCGATGCCTGTGCCCTGCTGCTGGGCCGTACGGCCAACCTGCAGCGCATTCTCGCCCAACATAATCCTTACTTCGCACGCTGGATTCTCGGCCTTGTCGCGACCGTGCGTCAGCCCGCACTGGGTGCGACATCAGACCCGCGTCTGCGGAGCCTGGCCATTATCAAGACCTCGATGGCCAACGCCTGCGAATACTGCACCGAGCACACGTCGGTGTTCGGCCAGGGACTGGGTATCATCCCCGACGAGTGCGCCCTGCTCGACAGCGACGCCTACAAGGAAAGTTCGCTGTTCACCGACAAGGAAAAGGCCGTCATCGCCTGGGCCGAGGCCGTGACGCTCAATACATCCCGGCGCGACAAGGCGTTGTGGGACGAACTGAAGCGCCTGTGTAGCGACGTGGAGATCGTCGAGGTCACGGTGGCGTCGGCCATGTTCAACATGATCAATCGCCTCAACGATTCCTTCTGGACCGAATTGGAGCCTCTCGAAATCAACAAGAAACAATGGGATGCCGTGAAGGACACGTCGCTGTCGATCGACGATGTCGAAGCGTTCGCGGGCCGGTTTTCCCCATCCGGTCAGGCTGACCGGGACTCAATACAACCTGCCGCGGCGCAAACCGACGGCACCAGGCAACACGCAAACATGAGGAGCGACGTATGA
- a CDS encoding OsmC family protein: MPMTREAAPSTGARQPESIMGSGYPLAFKFRQGTERPPLVAQENARGVFVTEARQLARFGKEGVIHEGANGSVWRLTTDEGKHFGADDVAPFPLGFFNAGLIGDLANRLLAIARVRGIAVDALEVDLDNPFWMQGSFVRGDAFSHADPATIDLRLNSPADAHTIRRLVDDAIKASPPMHGLRTQLKNTFAIYVNGRRRPVTSMDASTAPDAADPFQTYSTPPAPLANSDQFDDIITKTGKVHDGEVMRYPSGSKAKLVRHVIGNGRLIDPAGIMATECALDMPGVSFFRYKTDERSHIEQGPSGLALFSAAIAFCYMTQIARFIEHQKLSIRGVRIVQHTPYMLTGSIADGTWTGTQGPVDTHLFLSGDETDETHERLMTTGATICFLHSALRDANDPVVSIELNSNEI; encoded by the coding sequence ATGCCGATGACGCGCGAAGCCGCTCCATCCACCGGCGCCCGGCAACCCGAATCGATTATGGGCTCGGGCTATCCGCTGGCATTCAAATTCAGGCAGGGGACCGAGCGCCCGCCCCTCGTGGCGCAGGAGAATGCCCGCGGCGTGTTCGTCACAGAGGCGCGGCAACTCGCACGGTTCGGCAAGGAAGGCGTCATTCACGAGGGCGCGAACGGCAGCGTCTGGCGGCTGACGACCGACGAGGGAAAACATTTTGGCGCCGACGACGTGGCCCCTTTCCCCCTCGGCTTCTTCAACGCCGGCCTGATCGGCGATCTGGCCAACCGTCTGCTGGCCATCGCGCGGGTACGCGGCATTGCCGTCGACGCGCTTGAGGTCGATTTGGACAATCCATTCTGGATGCAGGGCTCATTCGTGCGCGGCGACGCCTTTAGTCACGCAGACCCGGCGACGATTGACCTGCGCTTGAATTCGCCAGCGGATGCCCACACGATTCGCCGCCTTGTGGACGACGCCATCAAGGCTTCCCCGCCAATGCACGGGCTGCGCACGCAACTCAAGAACACGTTCGCCATTTACGTCAACGGCCGCCGTCGCCCCGTGACGAGCATGGATGCCTCAACGGCCCCCGACGCGGCCGACCCGTTCCAGACCTATTCGACGCCGCCCGCGCCGCTCGCCAACAGCGATCAGTTCGACGACATCATCACCAAGACCGGCAAGGTTCATGACGGTGAGGTCATGCGTTACCCGAGCGGGAGCAAGGCAAAGCTGGTCCGTCACGTCATCGGCAACGGCCGGTTGATCGACCCCGCCGGCATCATGGCGACCGAGTGCGCACTCGATATGCCCGGTGTGAGTTTCTTCCGCTACAAGACCGATGAGCGGTCACATATCGAGCAAGGACCGTCCGGACTGGCGCTCTTCTCCGCCGCGATCGCGTTCTGCTACATGACCCAGATCGCCCGGTTCATCGAGCATCAGAAGCTGAGTATTCGCGGCGTACGCATTGTGCAACACACGCCCTACATGCTGACCGGCAGCATCGCCGACGGGACGTGGACCGGCACGCAAGGCCCCGTCGACACGCATCTTTTCCTGTCGGGCGATGAAACCGACGAGACCCATGAGCGGCTCATGACAACAGGTGCCACAATCTGTTTTCTGCACTCCGCACTGCGCGACGCCAACGACCCGGTCGTCTCGATCGAGCTCAACAGCAACGAAATCTAG
- a CDS encoding methyltransferase domain-containing protein, which yields MSLAEARKAPDEKFSPAMLDGHAEVLAERVFQVDTKWPHFKRLLTDIRALAGEMPAGASVVSLERGLLYGGCSLIAPFFQDQDYQALDCSPQSADDRGAYNAAMVDDPRFLFVPGGHRVGVSDTGLEDSAADLVLVPNLVHHVADQTAFFAELARITRPGGRVYVFEPLLRELHQSPDDYLRWTPFGMARAMREAGLQPNEAKTAGGPFEAIAYCWVQALEYFPEDARDEMAAWFYDKHMPELMGWDAAHTRNNVRDHTSFPVAYSITAGKPG from the coding sequence GTGAGCCTCGCCGAAGCCCGCAAGGCGCCTGATGAGAAGTTCTCGCCCGCGATGCTCGACGGTCATGCCGAAGTGCTGGCCGAGCGGGTGTTCCAGGTCGATACCAAGTGGCCCCATTTCAAACGCCTGCTGACCGACATCCGCGCACTTGCTGGTGAAATGCCGGCCGGTGCGTCGGTCGTCTCGCTTGAGCGTGGGCTCTTGTATGGCGGCTGCTCGCTCATCGCGCCGTTCTTCCAGGATCAGGATTACCAGGCCCTCGATTGCAGCCCGCAGAGCGCGGACGATCGCGGCGCCTACAACGCGGCGATGGTCGATGACCCGCGATTCCTCTTTGTGCCCGGCGGGCACCGCGTCGGCGTGTCCGACACCGGCCTGGAAGACTCCGCCGCGGATCTGGTGCTGGTACCCAATCTCGTACACCACGTCGCCGATCAGACGGCGTTTTTTGCCGAGCTGGCACGGATCACGCGCCCGGGCGGGCGGGTCTATGTGTTCGAGCCCCTGCTGCGTGAACTGCACCAGTCACCCGACGATTACCTGCGCTGGACGCCTTTTGGTATGGCGCGCGCCATGCGTGAAGCGGGCCTCCAACCGAATGAAGCCAAGACCGCCGGCGGCCCGTTCGAGGCGATTGCCTATTGCTGGGTGCAGGCGCTGGAGTATTTCCCGGAAGACGCCCGCGACGAGATGGCGGCCTGGTTCTATGACAAACATATGCCGGAATTGATGGGCTGGGATGCGGCGCACACGCGGAATAACGTGCGCGATCACACGTCTTTCCCCGTCGCCTACTCGATTACGGCAGGCAAACCCGGCTGA
- a CDS encoding SDR family NAD(P)-dependent oxidoreductase: MPTMLLTGAGGGIGFELARQYAADGWQVIATCRNAEAAGRLTALPGDVSVERLDVTDRAAVDALATRLEGRPIDLLYLNAGINPQPGASLAETDFDIWPQVFDVNVIAPLYMAARLVDNVAASERKLIVAMGSMAGSFVRKFPGNYIYRSSKAALHNAVKALADDLADRGVSVVVMHPGQVSVPRMPNNPVAVEDSAAGIRRTLSDVGPAKSGRFLDYLGEIHAW; encoded by the coding sequence ATGCCGACAATGCTGCTCACAGGTGCCGGTGGCGGCATCGGCTTCGAACTGGCACGCCAGTATGCCGCTGACGGATGGCAGGTCATCGCGACCTGCCGGAATGCCGAGGCCGCCGGCAGGCTGACCGCGCTGCCGGGAGATGTTTCCGTCGAGCGGCTCGACGTGACCGACCGCGCTGCCGTCGATGCGCTGGCGACCCGCCTTGAAGGCCGCCCGATCGACTTGCTCTATCTCAATGCCGGGATCAACCCGCAGCCCGGTGCATCGCTCGCCGAGACCGACTTCGATATCTGGCCACAGGTGTTTGATGTCAATGTGATCGCGCCCCTCTACATGGCGGCGCGACTGGTCGATAATGTCGCCGCCTCGGAGCGTAAGCTGATTGTCGCGATGGGCAGCATGGCCGGCAGCTTCGTCAGAAAATTTCCGGGCAATTATATCTACAGATCCTCGAAGGCGGCGTTACACAACGCCGTGAAAGCCCTCGCCGACGACCTTGCCGATCGTGGTGTTTCGGTCGTCGTCATGCATCCGGGACAGGTGAGTGTGCCGCGAATGCCCAACAATCCGGTTGCCGTCGAGGACAGCGCAGCAGGTATCCGGCGTACATTGTCTGATGTCGGTCCCGCCAAAAGCGGTCGCTTTCTCGACTATCTCGGTGAAATCCACGCATGGTGA
- a CDS encoding cupin domain-containing protein has translation MSNDLPMTPIRRVVTGTDEQGRSTVVWDGPAPNATNTALASRTHNTNIWVWDGAPLALSGTTDEGDTPYDFPGPRGGGHVRVVETLARQADYDPANDPDIHDFHEPTPRPSGRSWDRGGKNSYSAGMHKTQSIDFGIMLSGERELTTDEGMLLMEPGDIAIQVGSWHNWSSPRLGCIMGFDMIDAVFEDGDLGVVQSDEAVVELPEGFEFPDGVKPARRIVVADREQGRSSIIADGPAPDMRFDPARPGYASARLWVIEQSPAKMMLETLHLPHTIEPPKTGSVCRVVTFPPDASWERKVGPDDVAAFFESMGSPGASTYSPSAPHPYMQKVEAFDFCFILEGEVDLILDTGSVSVKAGDVVVQRGTNHAWSNKSSAPCRIAIASHGGAY, from the coding sequence ATGTCAAATGACCTGCCGATGACACCCATCCGCCGCGTGGTGACCGGGACCGATGAGCAGGGTCGCTCGACGGTTGTCTGGGACGGGCCCGCGCCCAACGCCACGAACACCGCGCTCGCGAGCCGCACCCACAACACCAACATCTGGGTCTGGGATGGCGCGCCGCTTGCGCTTTCGGGGACGACGGATGAGGGCGATACGCCATATGATTTTCCCGGGCCGCGCGGCGGCGGGCATGTGCGCGTTGTTGAAACACTGGCACGTCAGGCGGATTACGATCCGGCAAACGATCCCGACATTCACGATTTCCATGAACCGACACCACGCCCCAGCGGGCGCAGCTGGGATCGCGGCGGGAAGAACTCCTACTCCGCCGGCATGCACAAGACCCAGTCGATCGATTTCGGAATCATGCTTTCCGGTGAACGCGAGTTGACCACGGACGAAGGCATGCTGCTAATGGAGCCTGGCGATATCGCCATCCAGGTCGGCTCCTGGCACAACTGGTCGTCTCCACGGCTCGGCTGCATCATGGGTTTCGACATGATCGACGCCGTGTTCGAGGACGGCGATCTGGGCGTCGTCCAGAGCGACGAAGCTGTGGTCGAGCTGCCCGAGGGGTTTGAGTTCCCCGATGGCGTCAAACCGGCGCGCCGAATTGTCGTCGCGGACCGTGAACAGGGGCGGTCGAGCATCATCGCCGACGGACCGGCGCCCGATATGCGCTTTGACCCGGCACGGCCCGGTTACGCCTCAGCGCGGCTGTGGGTGATCGAGCAGTCGCCCGCGAAAATGATGCTGGAAACCCTGCATTTGCCCCACACAATCGAGCCACCCAAAACCGGTTCCGTCTGTCGTGTCGTGACCTTTCCGCCGGACGCGAGCTGGGAACGCAAGGTCGGTCCCGACGATGTCGCGGCATTTTTCGAGTCCATGGGCTCGCCCGGCGCATCGACCTATTCGCCGTCGGCGCCGCATCCGTACATGCAGAAAGTCGAAGCATTCGATTTCTGCTTCATCCTGGAAGGAGAGGTCGACCTGATCCTGGACACGGGCTCGGTGTCGGTAAAAGCCGGAGATGTTGTGGTTCAGCGCGGCACCAACCATGCGTGGAGCAACAAGTCTTCGGCGCCCTGCAGGATTGCTATCGCATCGCATGGCGGCGCCTACTAG